From Parasteatoda tepidariorum isolate YZ-2023 chromosome 1, CAS_Ptep_4.0, whole genome shotgun sequence, one genomic window encodes:
- the LOC107448016 gene encoding uncharacterized protein has translation MSICLKCHPHFCPFDSPACPEKCKCICKRIKSNCVSVTAQQALNIPELHSKRSRTGTSLECLSTRERVFGIPYDPRKDLDIPVPDRDVNEYLKYNFDNMESEILKDYVKGTCCLNTCTCSRGPECRCHLMKDKKH, from the exons ATGTCTATTTGTTTGAAATGTCATCCTCATTTCTGTCCCTTTGACAGCCCAGCATGTCCAGAAAAGTGTAAATGTATCTGCAAACGAATCAAGTCTAATTGTGTTTCTGTTACGGCTCAACAAGCATTGAATATACCG gaACTGCATTCCAAAAGATCTAGAACAGGAACTTCTTTAGAATGTCTGAGCACTAGAGAACGTGTATTTGGAATACCTTATGATCCAAGAAAAGATTTGGACATTCCAGTTCCAGATAGAGATGTAAATGAGTATCTTAAGTATAACTTCGATAACATGGAGAGTGAAATCTTAAAGGATTACGTAAAAGGCACTTGTTGCTTAAACACTTGCACTTGTTCAAGAGGGCCTGAATGTCGTTGCCATTTAATGAAAGATAAGAAGCACTAA